A stretch of the Haloarcula ordinaria genome encodes the following:
- a CDS encoding prephenate dehydrogenase, which translates to MNVLVVGAGAMGRWFARTVRDAAAVAFTDTDPASARAAADAVDGRAVPTDTDEAFDVVCIAVPMPAARVAIEQYGPLATEAVVDVTGSMRDPVAAMREAAPDAARMSLHPLFAPDNAPGNVAVVTDSGDETTDALLDVLREAGCDCFETTPAEHDEAMQTVQAGAHTAILAFALAADSVPDEFQTPVSQGLYDLVEQVTGGDPHVYADIQRAFDGAEPVADAAGRIADADYEEFQRLYDALS; encoded by the coding sequence ATGAACGTCTTAGTCGTCGGTGCGGGCGCGATGGGGCGCTGGTTCGCCCGGACGGTCCGGGACGCCGCCGCCGTCGCCTTCACCGACACGGACCCAGCGAGCGCCCGAGCCGCAGCGGACGCGGTCGACGGGCGCGCCGTGCCGACCGACACCGACGAGGCCTTCGACGTCGTCTGTATCGCCGTGCCGATGCCCGCGGCACGCGTCGCCATCGAGCAGTACGGACCGCTCGCGACCGAAGCCGTCGTCGACGTGACGGGGAGCATGCGAGACCCGGTGGCCGCGATGCGGGAGGCCGCCCCCGACGCCGCCCGGATGAGCCTCCACCCGCTGTTCGCCCCCGACAACGCCCCGGGGAACGTCGCCGTCGTCACGGACAGCGGCGACGAGACGACCGATGCACTCCTCGACGTGCTCCGCGAGGCCGGGTGCGACTGTTTCGAGACGACGCCGGCCGAACACGACGAGGCAATGCAGACGGTCCAGGCGGGCGCTCACACGGCCATACTCGCGTTCGCGCTGGCCGCCGACTCGGTACCCGACGAGTTCCAGACGCCGGTCTCCCAGGGCCTCTACGACCTCGTCGAGCAGGTCACCGGTGGTGACCCGCACGTCTACGCCGACATCCAGCGCGCCTTCGACGGAGCAGAACCGGTCGCCGACGCCGCCGGACGCATCGCCGACGCCGACTACGAGGAGTTCCAGCGGCTCTACGACGCCCTCTCATGA
- a CDS encoding small ribosomal subunit Rsm22 family protein, giving the protein MNPATRDQIRDNARYLRSVRPIDPEEIFEYVEGQPHPAVVRQVLREEAVDLGLVEQDDGTFVPAPDGPLDVPFHGVERFPAEHESLVDDLLTDAYGPAWERGDSGERLRERIRDVKAAYLHGSHVEYDDLTAHGYAVYHLPDYYASTAYLLADLAADGLLPSQLRVIDVGAGVGGPALALVDLLPDDALLEYHAVEPSAAADVLATMLEPTGSNVQWTVHRDRAEDFEPDGEYDLVVFGNVLSELADPVAVVERYLSMLADDGTMLAMAPADRNTAIQLREVERAVADDGAATVYAPTVRLWPHQTPTSESWSFDRKPDIEVPGIQRRLDDAGGGTGEFVNADVQYAFSVLRTDERTRIEMTPDRGTHAPMADAENYVTDRVNLLAVKLSHDLSDREGANPLYLLGDGSQSVDHFAVRTDPSLLNEDLETADYGDLLSIQNALVLWNDDEAAYNVVVDGETTVDRAR; this is encoded by the coding sequence ATGAACCCGGCGACGCGGGACCAGATACGCGACAACGCGCGGTACCTGCGCAGCGTCCGCCCCATCGACCCCGAGGAGATATTCGAGTACGTCGAGGGCCAGCCACACCCTGCTGTCGTCCGGCAGGTGCTGCGCGAGGAGGCCGTCGACCTGGGACTCGTCGAACAGGACGACGGGACCTTCGTGCCGGCTCCGGACGGGCCGCTGGACGTTCCGTTCCACGGCGTCGAGCGATTCCCGGCCGAGCACGAGTCGCTTGTCGACGACCTGCTGACGGACGCCTACGGACCGGCGTGGGAACGCGGCGACAGCGGCGAGCGACTCCGCGAGCGGATTCGCGACGTCAAGGCGGCCTATCTCCACGGCAGCCACGTCGAGTACGACGACCTGACCGCCCACGGCTACGCCGTCTACCACCTGCCGGACTACTACGCCTCGACGGCGTACCTGCTCGCGGACCTGGCGGCCGACGGCCTGCTCCCCTCGCAACTCCGCGTCATCGACGTGGGTGCCGGCGTCGGCGGACCGGCGCTCGCGCTGGTCGACCTGCTCCCCGACGACGCCCTGCTGGAGTACCACGCGGTCGAACCCAGCGCCGCGGCCGACGTCCTCGCGACGATGCTCGAACCGACCGGGTCGAACGTCCAGTGGACCGTCCATCGGGATCGCGCGGAGGACTTCGAGCCCGACGGCGAGTACGACCTCGTCGTCTTCGGGAACGTCCTGAGCGAGCTCGCGGACCCCGTCGCGGTGGTCGAGCGGTACCTCTCGATGCTGGCCGACGACGGCACGATGCTGGCGATGGCGCCGGCCGACCGGAACACGGCGATACAGCTCCGCGAGGTCGAACGCGCCGTCGCCGACGACGGAGCGGCGACGGTGTACGCCCCGACCGTCCGCCTCTGGCCTCACCAGACACCGACGAGCGAGTCGTGGTCGTTCGACCGCAAGCCGGACATCGAAGTGCCCGGAATACAGCGACGACTCGACGACGCCGGCGGCGGGACCGGCGAGTTCGTGAACGCCGACGTCCAGTACGCTTTCAGCGTCCTGCGGACCGACGAGCGGACACGCATCGAGATGACGCCGGACCGGGGCACTCACGCGCCGATGGCCGACGCCGAGAACTACGTCACCGACCGGGTGAACCTGCTCGCCGTCAAGCTGAGCCACGACCTCTCCGACCGCGAGGGGGCCAACCCGCTGTACCTGCTGGGCGACGGGAGCCAGTCCGTCGACCACTTCGCCGTCCGCACCGACCCGTCGCTGCTGAACGAGGACCTCGAGACGGCCGACTACGGCGACCTGCTGTCCATCCAGAACGCGCTCGTGCTGTGGAACGACGACGAGGCGGCGTACAACGTCGTCGTCGACGGCGAGACGACCGTCGACCGGGCGCGGTGA
- the surE gene encoding 5'/3'-nucleotidase SurE: MDQPAILLTNDDGIDSAGLHAIYEGLSAVGDVTVVAPASDQSAVGRAISHEVSVREHDLGYAVEGTPTDCVVAGLEALVPETDLVVAGCNRGANLGAYVLGRSGTVSAAVEATFFDVPAIAVSMYIPVREDAAFTDIEANGDSYGEAVRATRYLADHAFEAGVFEQCDYLNVNAPVAEWGAADIEITRPSRLYEMDAVYNGDSVTLHDRIWERMADGDIPDPDGTDRRAVVDGRVSVSPLTAPHTTEHHDSLDALAETYDPEDSP; the protein is encoded by the coding sequence ATGGACCAGCCGGCTATCCTGTTGACGAACGACGACGGTATCGACAGCGCTGGGCTTCACGCGATATACGAGGGGCTCTCGGCAGTCGGTGACGTGACCGTGGTCGCTCCCGCGTCCGACCAGAGCGCCGTCGGTCGCGCCATCTCCCACGAGGTCTCCGTCCGCGAACACGACCTCGGGTACGCGGTCGAGGGGACGCCGACCGACTGCGTCGTCGCGGGCCTCGAGGCGCTGGTCCCCGAGACGGACCTCGTCGTCGCGGGGTGTAACCGCGGGGCCAACCTCGGCGCGTACGTCCTCGGTCGCTCCGGCACTGTCAGTGCCGCCGTCGAGGCGACGTTCTTCGACGTCCCGGCCATCGCCGTCTCGATGTACATCCCGGTCCGCGAAGATGCCGCGTTCACCGACATCGAGGCCAACGGCGACAGCTACGGCGAGGCCGTGCGGGCGACACGCTACCTCGCCGACCACGCCTTCGAGGCCGGCGTCTTCGAACAGTGTGACTACCTGAACGTCAACGCCCCCGTCGCCGAGTGGGGGGCCGCCGACATCGAGATTACCCGGCCCTCGCGGCTCTACGAGATGGACGCCGTCTACAACGGCGACTCCGTGACGCTGCACGACCGTATCTGGGAGCGTATGGCCGACGGCGACATCCCAGACCCGGACGGGACCGACCGCCGCGCTGTCGTCGACGGACGGGTGAGTGTCTCGCCGCTGACGGCGCCACACACCACGGAACACCACGATTCGCTCGACGCGCTGGCCGAGACGTACGACCCCGAAGACAGCCCCTAA
- a CDS encoding lysylphosphatidylglycerol synthase transmembrane domain-containing protein: MATTMRGWSEGIRVLLSVVLAVVLLTVLVFSLDTAAISAALLDADWSILALAAGCALFAQLCWNLMTVWILRTADDSLPRTRLLLAALAGTFGKLVLPLGNLGGAAVLAYAISEGVDGRFRDVFPPVSASELLRFGGSLAVATIGLVGLALRPVSGFQGPYVVVLLSTLAVGLFAGGVTVAYRRERLGRLVQQFASVLHAVLGMFSRRLSSRLAPESVASAVQSFLESFDRATANRRRLAVAGTLGLAGWLAFGLALTLSFAAVGVTLPLALALFVAPASGLATLLPTPGGLGSSEVALTAVFVLLSVASPELATAAVLLYRLVTYWLVVAVGGLASVYLSMSVWQALE, from the coding sequence ATGGCGACGACTATGCGGGGCTGGTCCGAGGGCATTCGCGTACTCCTGAGTGTCGTCCTGGCTGTCGTCTTGCTGACCGTGCTCGTCTTCTCGCTCGACACGGCTGCGATCTCCGCCGCACTGCTCGATGCGGACTGGTCGATACTCGCGCTCGCAGCCGGTTGCGCGCTGTTCGCCCAGCTCTGCTGGAACCTGATGACCGTGTGGATACTGCGGACCGCCGACGACTCGTTGCCCCGGACCCGACTCCTGCTGGCCGCGCTCGCCGGGACGTTCGGCAAACTGGTCCTCCCGCTCGGAAACCTCGGGGGTGCGGCGGTCCTCGCGTACGCAATCTCGGAGGGCGTTGACGGTCGGTTCCGCGACGTCTTCCCGCCCGTCTCCGCCAGCGAACTGCTCAGATTCGGTGGCTCGCTGGCCGTGGCGACCATCGGGCTCGTCGGCCTGGCGCTGCGTCCGGTGTCCGGATTCCAGGGCCCCTACGTGGTGGTGTTGCTCTCGACGCTCGCTGTCGGCCTGTTCGCCGGCGGCGTCACCGTCGCCTACCGTCGCGAGAGACTCGGTCGCCTCGTCCAGCAGTTCGCGTCGGTCCTGCACGCCGTGCTCGGCATGTTCTCCCGTCGTCTCTCCAGCCGGCTGGCTCCGGAGAGCGTGGCCAGCGCCGTCCAGTCGTTCCTCGAGTCGTTCGACCGGGCCACGGCGAACAGACGGCGTCTCGCCGTCGCCGGCACGCTGGGGCTGGCCGGCTGGCTCGCGTTCGGGCTCGCGCTGACACTGTCGTTCGCTGCCGTCGGGGTCACGCTCCCACTGGCGCTGGCGCTGTTCGTGGCACCGGCCAGCGGGCTGGCCACGCTCCTCCCGACGCCGGGTGGCCTGGGCAGTTCGGAGGTCGCACTCACGGCGGTGTTCGTCTTGCTCTCGGTCGCCTCGCCCGAACTCGCTACCGCTGCCGTCCTCCTCTACCGACTCGTCACCTACTGGCTCGTGGTCGCCGTCGGCGGCCTCGCGTCCGTCTACCTCTCGATGTCGGTCTGGCAGGCACTGGAGTGA
- a CDS encoding DMT family transporter, with amino-acid sequence MRFRNALLFVALAVVWGSAFTAIKSGLDFFPPVLFAAIRYDFAGVLMLAYAGYAADRWRPSGREEWGTVVVGGVLLIAAYHAFLFVGELGTTSATAAVVVSLSPILTTGFARVLLPSERLTALGALGLLVGFLGVGVLSAPDPNALVTARTVSLALVFLAAASFALGSVVTRRIDAPLPIETMEAWSMVLGALLLHGVSAAIGESPNSVRWTGEAVLSLGYLVVVASALGFLIYFDLLDRLGPIEINLVSYAAPVVAAITGFLVLSETPTVYTAAGFACIVLGFSLLKRRALRDELDRVSLRAL; translated from the coding sequence ATGAGATTCCGAAACGCGCTTCTGTTCGTCGCGCTCGCCGTCGTCTGGGGCAGTGCCTTTACCGCCATCAAGTCCGGCCTCGACTTCTTCCCGCCGGTGCTCTTCGCGGCCATCCGATACGACTTCGCCGGTGTGTTGATGCTCGCCTACGCCGGCTACGCCGCCGACCGTTGGCGTCCGTCCGGACGCGAGGAGTGGGGCACCGTCGTCGTCGGCGGGGTATTGCTCATCGCGGCCTACCACGCCTTCCTCTTCGTCGGCGAGCTGGGGACGACGAGCGCGACGGCGGCCGTCGTCGTCAGCCTCTCGCCGATACTCACGACCGGCTTCGCCCGTGTCCTGCTCCCGTCCGAGCGGCTCACCGCACTCGGTGCCCTGGGACTGCTCGTCGGGTTTCTCGGCGTCGGTGTCCTGAGTGCGCCGGACCCGAATGCCCTCGTCACTGCCCGCACCGTCTCGCTGGCGCTCGTCTTCCTCGCTGCCGCGTCGTTCGCCCTCGGGAGCGTCGTGACCCGCCGCATCGACGCCCCGCTCCCCATCGAGACGATGGAGGCGTGGTCGATGGTGCTCGGCGCGCTGCTGCTCCACGGCGTGAGCGCCGCCATCGGCGAGTCACCGAACTCGGTTCGCTGGACGGGCGAGGCGGTGCTGTCGCTCGGCTACCTCGTCGTCGTCGCCAGCGCGCTGGGATTTCTCATCTACTTCGACCTGCTGGACCGACTGGGGCCGATCGAGATCAACCTCGTCTCCTATGCTGCGCCGGTCGTCGCCGCGATCACGGGCTTTCTCGTCCTCTCGGAGACACCGACGGTGTACACCGCCGCCGGGTTCGCCTGCATCGTCCTCGGGTTCTCGCTGCTGAAACGGCGGGCGCTCCGTGACGAACTCGACCGGGTCTCCCTCAGAGCTCTCTGA
- a CDS encoding maltose acetyltransferase domain-containing protein produces MPSEKEKMLAGDRYDPSDPQLVAERNAAREWTRTYGETGPDETDRRQELVEDLFGSVGGDVVIEPPFRCDYGYNVHVGSDFYANFDCVILDVCRVEFGDDCMLGPGVHVYTATHSLDAAERSGGTEYGKPVTVGDDVWIGGQAVLNPGVTVGDEAVVGSGAVVTGDVPDSVVVQGNPATVVREL; encoded by the coding sequence ATGCCCTCCGAGAAGGAGAAGATGCTCGCCGGAGACCGATACGACCCGAGCGACCCGCAGCTCGTCGCCGAGCGCAACGCTGCCAGGGAGTGGACCCGGACGTACGGCGAGACCGGTCCCGACGAGACCGATCGGCGCCAGGAACTCGTCGAGGACCTGTTCGGGTCGGTCGGCGGCGACGTGGTGATAGAGCCCCCGTTCCGCTGTGACTACGGCTACAACGTCCACGTCGGTTCGGACTTCTACGCGAACTTCGACTGCGTGATACTCGACGTCTGCCGGGTCGAGTTCGGCGACGACTGCATGCTGGGGCCCGGGGTCCACGTCTATACGGCCACGCACTCGCTGGACGCGGCCGAACGCTCTGGCGGCACGGAGTACGGGAAACCGGTTACCGTGGGCGACGACGTCTGGATCGGCGGGCAGGCGGTGCTCAATCCGGGCGTGACGGTCGGCGACGAAGCGGTCGTGGGGTCGGGTGCCGTCGTCACCGGGGACGTGCCCGACAGCGTCGTCGTCCAGGGGAACCCGGCGACCGTCGTCAGAGAGCTCTGA
- a CDS encoding DUF7289 family protein, with translation MNAGPNRLTDRLTAARAGGRTAQRGQSEVLGVVLLISVVIVGALTVVAGGSVILTEMQTNAEVSAAENSLAAFDSEASAVALGNSPSREVDLGLTANDGDLRYHETSWIRVDAYSDEDGTSAEVVNATLGTVEYANGDTTVAAQGGGVWRSDGQGSVMLSRPEFHYRDQTLTMPLVVVDGEPGLSGDVRITRTSEPIRHYPNEANGFLNRPDGGTVTVTVQSEYYEAWGRYFEDETTAIVSYDHPKERVTARFLVLPKRTSVEAGLIATSNNGELAITGTGAYVNSYDSSEGSYNETKAADGLVQAAGDFKASGDSLVDGDVRSGGVVDVQGSAFINGSVSYTDTPAPDATEETKIAGGIKPISGVTAVDSVDEFVDRVATEVKQTNDNDATSLVTADEFAMSGSTATLGSGRYYVHDIELDNDERLVLDTTGGDVTIVVRDYVELSKGGNITVEGDGNVQIFVESEGTTTVSPTGLGNQDVNFHVGKNAAVHVPDEKSSQLSVFGPQQFKMTIAGANNNRASFDGLVYAPGGDTGTGYLYIKQGDLYGLAVTGNLTVGQYGAAHYDYGLQSSGGIDSPFSTLKAIYVTEHQIRVASGN, from the coding sequence ATGAACGCAGGACCCAACCGATTGACCGACCGTCTGACCGCCGCGAGAGCGGGCGGGCGAACCGCGCAGCGCGGGCAATCGGAGGTGCTCGGGGTCGTCCTGCTCATCTCCGTCGTCATCGTCGGTGCACTCACCGTCGTCGCCGGCGGCTCGGTGATACTCACGGAGATGCAGACCAACGCAGAGGTTTCTGCGGCCGAGAACTCTCTCGCTGCGTTCGACAGCGAGGCGAGCGCGGTTGCGCTCGGGAACTCGCCGTCCAGAGAGGTCGACCTCGGGCTGACGGCCAACGACGGCGACCTGCGGTACCACGAGACGAGCTGGATACGGGTGGACGCCTACAGCGACGAGGACGGGACGTCGGCCGAAGTCGTGAACGCCACGCTCGGGACCGTCGAGTACGCCAACGGTGACACGACAGTCGCCGCCCAGGGCGGCGGTGTCTGGCGGAGCGACGGGCAGGGTTCGGTGATGCTCTCGCGGCCCGAGTTCCACTACCGTGACCAGACGCTCACCATGCCCCTGGTCGTCGTCGACGGCGAGCCAGGACTGAGCGGCGACGTCCGAATCACCCGCACGAGCGAACCGATCCGCCACTACCCCAACGAAGCCAACGGATTCCTGAACCGACCGGACGGCGGGACGGTCACCGTGACCGTCCAGAGCGAGTACTACGAGGCCTGGGGCCGGTACTTCGAGGACGAGACCACCGCCATCGTGTCCTACGACCACCCGAAGGAACGAGTGACGGCGAGGTTCCTCGTCCTCCCGAAGCGGACGTCGGTCGAGGCGGGACTCATCGCGACGTCGAACAACGGCGAACTCGCCATCACGGGGACGGGCGCGTACGTCAACAGCTACGACTCCTCGGAGGGGAGCTACAACGAGACCAAGGCAGCCGACGGGCTGGTCCAAGCCGCCGGTGACTTCAAGGCCAGCGGTGACTCGCTGGTCGACGGGGACGTCAGGTCCGGTGGCGTCGTCGACGTCCAGGGAAGTGCGTTCATCAACGGGAGTGTCTCCTACACCGACACGCCGGCGCCCGATGCCACCGAGGAGACCAAAATCGCCGGCGGCATCAAGCCGATATCCGGCGTCACCGCGGTCGACTCCGTCGACGAGTTCGTCGACAGAGTGGCGACCGAGGTCAAGCAGACCAACGACAACGACGCGACCTCGCTCGTCACGGCCGACGAGTTCGCGATGAGCGGCTCCACGGCGACGCTGGGCAGCGGGCGGTACTACGTCCACGACATCGAGCTCGACAACGACGAACGGCTCGTCCTCGATACGACCGGCGGCGACGTGACCATCGTCGTTCGTGACTACGTGGAACTGTCGAAAGGCGGTAACATCACCGTCGAAGGCGACGGGAACGTCCAGATCTTCGTCGAGAGCGAGGGGACGACGACCGTCTCGCCGACCGGGCTGGGCAACCAGGACGTGAACTTCCACGTCGGCAAGAACGCCGCGGTCCACGTGCCCGACGAGAAATCGAGCCAGCTCAGCGTGTTCGGCCCGCAGCAGTTCAAGATGACCATCGCGGGCGCCAACAACAACCGGGCGTCGTTCGACGGCCTGGTCTACGCCCCCGGCGGTGACACCGGCACCGGCTACCTCTACATCAAGCAGGGGGACCTGTACGGTCTGGCCGTCACCGGCAACCTGACTGTCGGCCAGTACGGCGCGGCCCACTACGATTACGGCCTGCAGAGCTCGGGCGGCATCGATTCGCCGTTCTCGACGCTGAAGGCAATCTACGTGACCGAACACCAGATCCGCGTCGCGTCGGGGAACTGA
- a CDS encoding type IV pilin N-terminal domain-containing protein yields MKLQNFKAMFDEENAVSPVIGVILMVAITVILAAVVGSFVLGLGSSSSVAPQASFDFDYDGTEVTITHDGGDTIDADDLTVTGSSSDAISVATADDISAGDKLVDAQTVTSGETIRVVYNDPNNDKSAVLATSVAP; encoded by the coding sequence ATGAAACTACAGAACTTCAAAGCGATGTTCGACGAAGAGAACGCAGTGTCGCCAGTCATCGGCGTCATCCTGATGGTCGCGATCACAGTCATCCTCGCGGCCGTCGTCGGCTCGTTCGTCCTCGGACTGGGGAGCTCTTCGAGCGTTGCGCCGCAGGCGAGCTTCGACTTCGACTACGATGGTACTGAGGTGACCATCACGCACGACGGTGGCGACACCATCGACGCTGACGACCTGACCGTCACGGGGTCTTCCTCCGATGCCATCTCGGTGGCCACCGCGGACGACATCTCGGCCGGTGACAAGCTCGTTGACGCTCAGACCGTCACCTCGGGCGAGACCATCCGCGTCGTCTACAACGACCCGAACAACGACAAGAGCGCCGTCCTGGCGACCTCCGTCGCACCGTAA